The following proteins come from a genomic window of Saccharicrinis carchari:
- a CDS encoding ATP-binding protein has translation MTTEKSKTARRLNVWVKRKLGPTTVPSGGGFHYWRERVFHYFTLALMGIGLMAYLFYTISFLQNSNYLLAVISSFIFLSVVFVATIKSFPFRLRVIWVLFLVYLVGGLLFVFQSPASLGLVMLLSFSMLSGMLLGRIAGMYSVIFNMAMLVLVAFLHHARLITAVLLLNVSFSEYTNLSIIFLFINIATLFPLVSFINSMSFSFKKELRYQNILGQEREKLMRAIVKAEESDVLKSSFLSNMSHEIRTPMNAILGFSNLLSHKEISAPEKEEFVNLINLNVKNLLTIVEDLIDISKIDTGQLQIRNTAVCLHDLLEEVHASFSSDIKRRGQMNIKLYLKEGIADKNTMVLTDGPRLKQVLSNLVGNGIKFTERGFVEFGYELKNEGLLQFYVKDTGIGLPVGKEERVFERFYKLAEGRHTLYGGTGIGLSLVKDLLNLMGGKIWIESEPNVGTSFFFTLPFHKVRSASYKYEEKKPVNIYNWEGKTFLIAEDEEDNFRYLEVALSISNASLIWARTGVEAVETFKRIGNIDLVLMDIKMPEMDGYAATREIKKINNKVPVIAQTAYAMSEEREKSSEAGCDDYIAKPIGYHDLLNIIHKYVPGGGE, from the coding sequence ATGACAACAGAAAAAAGTAAAACTGCACGCAGACTTAACGTATGGGTTAAAAGGAAGTTGGGGCCAACAACGGTGCCTTCGGGGGGAGGTTTTCACTATTGGCGCGAAAGGGTTTTCCATTATTTTACCTTAGCCTTAATGGGTATTGGGCTGATGGCTTATCTTTTTTACACCATCTCGTTTTTACAAAACAGCAACTACCTGTTGGCCGTAATAAGCAGCTTTATTTTTTTGAGTGTTGTATTTGTAGCTACGATAAAATCCTTTCCTTTTCGCTTAAGGGTTATATGGGTTTTATTTCTGGTATATCTGGTGGGTGGTTTGCTTTTTGTTTTTCAAAGTCCTGCATCCCTTGGTCTGGTTATGTTGCTTTCGTTCTCTATGTTGTCGGGAATGTTGTTGGGGCGGATTGCCGGCATGTATTCGGTAATTTTTAACATGGCTATGTTGGTGTTGGTGGCGTTTTTGCACCATGCTCGTCTTATCACGGCCGTTTTGTTACTGAATGTGAGTTTTTCAGAGTACACCAATTTATCTATTATTTTTTTATTTATAAACATAGCTACCCTTTTTCCATTGGTTTCGTTTATAAATAGCATGAGCTTTAGCTTTAAAAAAGAACTAAGGTACCAGAATATACTTGGGCAAGAACGCGAAAAGCTGATGCGCGCCATTGTTAAAGCTGAGGAGTCGGATGTGTTAAAAAGCTCTTTTTTATCCAACATGTCGCACGAAATTCGAACCCCCATGAACGCCATATTAGGGTTTAGTAACTTATTGTCGCACAAAGAAATAAGTGCGCCCGAGAAAGAGGAGTTTGTAAACCTGATTAACCTAAACGTAAAAAATCTGTTAACCATTGTCGAAGATCTTATTGATATATCGAAAATTGACACCGGGCAATTGCAGATACGTAATACTGCCGTGTGTTTGCACGATTTATTGGAGGAGGTGCATGCTAGCTTTTCCAGCGATATAAAGCGAAGGGGGCAGATGAATATTAAGCTTTACCTAAAGGAAGGGATTGCCGACAAAAATACCATGGTACTCACCGATGGCCCCCGGTTAAAACAGGTACTGTCCAATTTAGTGGGCAACGGTATAAAATTTACGGAAAGGGGATTTGTAGAGTTTGGTTATGAGCTTAAAAACGAAGGACTGCTGCAGTTTTACGTAAAAGATACCGGTATAGGCTTACCTGTAGGTAAGGAAGAGCGTGTGTTTGAACGGTTTTATAAACTGGCCGAAGGGCGACACACTCTTTATGGTGGAACCGGAATAGGGCTTTCGTTGGTTAAAGATTTACTGAACCTGATGGGAGGTAAAATATGGATAGAGTCCGAGCCTAATGTTGGTACATCTTTCTTTTTTACACTTCCTTTTCATAAGGTAAGGAGCGCCAGTTACAAATACGAAGAAAAAAAGCCGGTTAATATTTATAATTGGGAAGGTAAAACGTTTTTAATAGCAGAGGACGAAGAGGATAATTTCAGGTATCTTGAGGTAGCTCTTTCTATCTCCAATGCCAGTTTAATATGGGCTCGTACGGGTGTTGAAGCGGTTGAAACGTTTAAGCGTATAGGCAATATCGACTTGGTACTGATGGACATAAAAATGCCCGAAATGGATGGCTATGCTGCTACGCGTGAAATAAAAAAAATCAATAATAAAGTACCTGTTATTGCACAAACAGCTTACGCCATGTCCGAAGAAAGGGAGAAATCAAGTGAGGCAGGTTGCGACGATTATATTGCCAAGCCTATCGGTTATCATGATCTGCTAAATATTATCCATAAATATGTACCCGGAGGCGGGGAGTAA
- a CDS encoding MBL fold metallo-hydrolase, with the protein MQLFKIETGNFMADGGAVFGVVPKVMWQKKYPANADNYVNLTMRCLLIKTNNKIVLIDTGLGDKQSDKFFSYHHLNGDDSLYKSLKAINVSYDQVTDVILTHLHFDHCGGAVQKGADGNLLPTFANARYWLSEAQWENFNNPNVREGSVYFKENILPIREAGLLNLIKEDGWLSPQIEMRIFNGHTKGQIIPIIKYHDKTIVYTADLFPVMASIPEAWVAAYDVDPVGSMNEKRAFLKEAVENNYILFFEHDLYNECCTLVQTEKGIQAGERFKLEMVL; encoded by the coding sequence ATGCAATTATTTAAAATAGAAACCGGCAATTTTATGGCCGATGGCGGTGCCGTATTTGGTGTTGTGCCCAAGGTAATGTGGCAAAAAAAGTATCCGGCTAATGCGGATAATTATGTGAACTTAACGATGCGCTGCTTATTGATAAAAACTAACAATAAAATTGTTCTGATCGATACAGGGCTGGGTGACAAACAAAGCGATAAGTTTTTTTCCTATCACCATTTAAACGGTGATGATTCATTGTATAAATCGTTAAAGGCTATTAATGTGAGCTATGATCAGGTTACGGATGTTATCCTTACCCATTTGCATTTCGACCATTGCGGTGGTGCTGTGCAAAAAGGTGCAGATGGTAACTTGTTGCCTACTTTTGCCAATGCAAGGTATTGGCTGAGTGAAGCGCAATGGGAGAACTTTAATAATCCCAATGTGCGGGAAGGATCGGTTTATTTTAAAGAAAATATTCTGCCGATTCGTGAAGCAGGTCTTTTAAATCTAATTAAAGAAGATGGATGGCTTAGCCCACAGATAGAAATGCGAATTTTCAATGGCCATACCAAAGGACAAATCATACCAATAATAAAATACCATGATAAAACCATTGTTTATACGGCCGATCTGTTTCCGGTGATGGCGAGTATTCCCGAGGCTTGGGTGGCGGCCTACGATGTAGATCCGGTTGGCTCCATGAACGAGAAAAGAGCGTTTTTAAAAGAAGCTGTGGAAAATAATTATATCTTGTTTTTTGAGCACGACCTTTACAATGAATGCTGTACCTTGGTTCAAACAGAAAAAGGAATACAGGCCGGAGAGCGCTTTAAGTTGGAGATGGTGTTGTAA
- the leuB gene encoding 3-isopropylmalate dehydrogenase: MKLNIAVLAGDGIGPEIVAQAQKVINAVATKFNHEISYTPALVGATAIDQVGDPYPEATHQICMDSDAVLFGAIGDPKFDNDPKAKVRPEQGLLAMRKKLGLYANIRPVATFPSLLDKSPLRKDIVEGADLLVVRELTGGIYFGEKGRSEDLKKAFDTCTYTTDEIERILKLAFAYAAKRNKRLTIVDKANVLATSRLWRETAQAMEPDYKDIEVDYMFVDNAAMQLIQWPKKFDVMVTENMFGDILSDEASVITGSLGLLPSASVGVHTSVFEPIHGSYPQAAGKNIANPVATVLSAAMLLESFDLLEEAELIRQAVNKSLEQGIVTEDISKEKPYKTSQVGDWLASYITG, encoded by the coding sequence ATGAAACTAAACATTGCAGTATTGGCCGGTGACGGTATCGGCCCCGAAATTGTAGCACAGGCACAAAAAGTTATCAATGCCGTAGCTACCAAATTTAACCACGAAATTAGCTATACACCGGCATTGGTAGGAGCCACGGCGATCGACCAGGTAGGCGATCCATACCCCGAGGCAACGCATCAGATTTGCATGGACTCCGATGCCGTGTTGTTTGGAGCCATTGGCGATCCCAAATTTGATAACGATCCCAAAGCCAAGGTACGACCTGAACAGGGTTTGTTGGCCATGCGCAAAAAACTAGGGCTCTATGCCAACATACGTCCCGTTGCTACATTTCCATCGCTGTTGGATAAAAGCCCCTTGCGTAAGGACATCGTGGAAGGAGCCGACTTACTGGTTGTTCGTGAGCTAACGGGCGGTATTTACTTTGGCGAAAAAGGACGTTCTGAGGATTTAAAAAAAGCTTTTGACACCTGTACCTATACCACCGACGAGATTGAGCGAATCCTAAAGCTCGCCTTTGCGTATGCCGCCAAAAGAAACAAAAGGCTAACTATTGTTGATAAAGCCAACGTACTGGCCACCTCGCGTTTGTGGAGAGAAACTGCGCAAGCCATGGAGCCGGACTACAAAGATATTGAAGTAGATTACATGTTCGTTGACAATGCTGCCATGCAATTAATACAATGGCCTAAAAAGTTCGACGTAATGGTAACCGAAAACATGTTTGGAGATATCCTTAGCGACGAGGCTTCGGTAATAACCGGATCATTAGGTTTGTTGCCATCTGCATCGGTTGGTGTGCACACCTCCGTTTTTGAGCCTATCCACGGTTCGTACCCGCAAGCAGCAGGCAAAAATATTGCCAACCCGGTAGCTACTGTCCTTTCGGCCGCCATGCTGCTGGAGTCCTTCGATTTATTAGAGGAAGCCGAGCTAATTCGTCAAGCCGTCAATAAATCGCTGGAACAAGGTATTGTTACCGAAGACATCAGCAAAGAAAAGCCATATAAGACTTCGCAAGTGGGCGACTGGCTGGCCAGTTATATTACGGGATAA